GTGCTCCAGCCGGATAGCCTCGGAAAGGATGACCTCGGCGGTTTCCCGGCTGGCGTCGTCCTCGGGGTGCAGGCGCATCAGCCTGCGGGCGCTGCCGCCGATGATGGAAACGGGATTGCGGACCTGGTGCGAAATCCCCTGGATGACTTCCAGTTCGCATTGGGTGGCGTAGGTCACGAAGGCGTCGGTCTCCACCAGCAGGGAGAAGTCCACGGCCCGGTCGATGGAGGTGATGGCCAGGGGCTGTTCTTCCAGAGCCAAACTGTCCATGGCCGTCTGGTGCAGGAAGGCCCTGGCGATGTTGTAGGCCAGGTTCACGTAGCGGTGGTCCACGTTGTGGATCACGTGCGCCTGGCCGCTTATCCAGACGTGGTTCATGAAGTCCTCGCCCACGCCCGCGGTGAATATGAGGGTGTGCCAGCTGCGCCAGTTCTTGTTGAGCTTGCCGGCCGGCTGGTTCTCCAGGATGATGCGCAGCTGGGGCCTGGAGCGCACGAAGTCCTCGACGCGGCCCGCCAGTTCGGCCGCCTTGGGCAAGAAAACAGGAGCCCATTTCGCCAGCGGATTATCTTGAGAGGTGGAGAGGCCGAGCAGTTCCTTGAACTGCTGCAGGCGGTCCTGGGGCACCGGGAGAAATGCCATGTGGTCTCCTTGCAAAGGCTAGTGGAAAGCGGTACTGGCCCAATCTTTACTTCATTTCCGAGGAATGTGAAACAGCGTGATGCGCAATTGTCAGTTCGATGCGGCGCTTCTGGATTTCGGCGGAGTAGTTGCCGAGGAAGGGTTCGCCGCTGGCGTGAAGGCCATCGCCAGCGCCGCCGGCCGGGACCCGGGCGAGATCTGGCGGGTGGGGCTTGAGGCCGTGTGGGACAGCGGTTACGTATACGGCCGCTGCCTTGAGGGCGACTTCTGGAAGCTCTTCAAGGCACGCACCGGCATAGAGGGCGATGAAAACCGCTGGCGCGAGGACATTCTGTCGCTCTTCGTGGTGCGGCCCTTCATGCGCCGGTTCGCCGACAGGCTCCGCGAGTTCGGCGTGGTGACCGCCATCCTTTCGGACCAGACCGACTGGCTCAGGCTTCTCGATGAAAGGCACGCTTTTTCAAGGCATTTCGACAAAGTGTTCAACAGCTTCGACCACGCCATGACCAAGCAGGAGCCGGCTTTTTTTTCACTGGCCCTGCAAGAACTGAAGCTTTCACCGGAGCGGACTCTGTTCGTGGACGACAACCCAGGCAATGTGGAGCGCGCCCGCGACCTTGGCATGCACGCCGTGCTCTACACGAACCGGGAAGGCTTCGAGGCGGACATGGCGCGGCTGTGCCCGATAGCTCTCACCAACAAGGATTAAGATGCGTAGACCATACATTTCGCTGACGCCCGAAGGCTGGCCTTCCATCATTCTTGCCGGGGCCGCCACCCTCGTCTTCGCGCTGCTCGGCTGGCCGGTTCCGGCAGTGCTTGGCCTTGTGGTCCTGGCTTTGCTCGTGAATTTTTTCCGCGATCCTGAACGGTTCACCCCCTGCGAACCGGGCCTGGCCGTGGCCCCGGCGGACGGCAAGGTCATCAAGGTCTGCCCGGCCGTGGACCCCCTAAGCGGCGAAACCCGGACCGTGGTGTGCATCTTCATGAACGTGTTCAACGTCCATGTGAACCGGGCCTGCGTGGAGGGCACGGTGAGCGCCATGCGCTACTGGGAAGGCAAGTTCATAAACGCCAGCTTCGACAAGGCCTCCGAGGACAACGAGCGCCTTGGCGTGCAGCTGACCGACGAGGGCGGTTCCACCTGGACCATGGTGCAGATCGCCGGGCTCATCGCGCGGCGCATCATCCCCTGGGCCGAAGCGGGCGACAAGCTGGCCCGCGGCCAGCGCTACGGCATGATCAAGTTCGGCTCGCGCGTGGACGTGTACCTGCCTGCCGGGTATGAGCCCGCCGTTGCCGTGGGCGACAGGACCGCCGCCGGGCAGACGGTGATCGCCAGACGCGTGTGACGATCCCGACGCTTTTGTCACTTGACCTTCACATGAAATAGACTAGCATTTGCCCAGCCGGATCATTCCGGTTGCACACACTATATGGATAAGCCTGAACGCAAACCGCCAGCGCGGGGAGTGTACATCCTCCCCAACCTGATCACCACCGGCAGCCTTTTTTCAGGCTTCCTGGGTATTCTCTGGGCCATCTCCGGGCAGTTCGAGAACTGCGCCGTGGCCATCCTGGTCAGCTGCGTCCTGGATGGGCTCGACGGCCAGGTGGCCCGCATGACCAACACCAGCTCCGATTTCGGCGTGCAGTTCGACTCCCTGTGCGACCTGGTGGCCTTCGGCGTTTCGCCAGCCATCATGGTCTACCAGTGGGAGTTGGCCCAGTTCGGCCACCTGGGGCTCATGGCTTCGTTTCTGCTGGTGGCCTGCGGAGCGCTCAGGCTGGCGCGCTTCAACGTGATCACCAAATCCAGCAACAAGAAATTTTTCCTGGGGCTGCCCATTCCAGCCCAGGCGTGCACCGTGGCCACTTTCTACCTCTTCGCCCAGTACCTGCCCGTGCAGTGGCAGGCCTACATGCCCAAGGTCTGCCTTGGGATGGTGTACGTCTTGTCCTTCTTGATGGTGAGCCGGGTGCGCTACGCGTCCTTCAAGGAGTATGGGCTCATTAAGGCCCATCCCTTCTCCATGATGGTCACGGCCATACTGTTCTTCGTCCTGGTGGCTTCCCAGCCCAAGCTGCTTGGATTCGTGATCTTTGCCGGATACATCCTCTCCGGCATCGTCTACACGTATGTGATTCTGCCCCGCCGCGCCGCGCTACGAGAGCCCTCCGAAGAGCTCTCATCATAACTGCACCCCTCTTTTTTGCGATTTAGGCAATTGTCAACCGGAAGCGTCTCGGCTAACTAGGCGTGTCCGGTCATTGACCCCCACTTTGTTCCATTCCAAGCGGAGGAAGACCATGTCAGAGCGTGTCGTCATTTTCGACACCACCCTGCGCGACGGCGAGCAGTCCCCCGGCGCTACCATGAACCAGGAGGAGAAAATCCGCCTGGCGCAGCAGCTGGAAAAGCTCGGGGTGGACGTGATCGAGGCGGGGTTCCCCGCAGCCAGCGAGGGTGATTTCCAGTCGGTCAGGGCCATCGCCCGCACCGTCAAGGACGTCCAGGTGGCCGGCCTGTGCCGCGCCCTGGAGTCCGACATCACCAGGGCCTTCGAGGCCATCAAGGAGGCGCGCAATCCGCGCATCCACACTTTCCTGGCCACCTCGCCCCTGCACATGCAGCACAAGCTGAACAAGACCCCCGAGCAGGTCCTGGACATGATAGAGAAGGCCGTGAGCTTCGCGGTGAAGCTTACGCCCAATGTAGAGTTCTCCTGCGAGGACGCCTCCCGGTCCGAACGGCCGTTTCTGGCCGTGGCCGTGGAAAAGGCCATCGCCTGCGGGGCCACCACCATAAACATCCCGGACACGGTGGGCTATGCCCAGCCGCAGGAGTTCTACGAGCTCATCTCGTTTCTTATAAAAACCGTGCCCAACGCGGGGAAGGCCATCTTCAGCGTGCACTGCCACAACGACCTGGGCCTGGCCGCCGCCAACACTTTGGCCGCCCTGTCCGCAGGAGCCCGCCAGGCCGAGGTGACCTTGTGCGGCATCGGCGAGCGCGCCGGCAACGCCTCCATCGAGGAAGTGGTCATGGCCCTTAAAACCAGGGCCTGCTACTACAACCTGGAGACCGGCATCAAGGGCGAGCAGATCTATCCCTCCTCGCGCCTGCTCTCCATGATCATCGGCCAGCCCATCCCGCCCTACAAGCCCATCATCGGCGGCAACGCCTTTGCCCACGAGTCCGGCATACACCAGGCCGGTGTGCTCAAGTGCGCCGAGACCTACGAGATCATGACCCCGCAGTCCGTGGGCCGGGCAGGCAACGAGATGGTGCTCGGCAAGCATTCCGGGCGCAACGCCGTGAAGGCGCGCCTGGAGGAACTGGGGTTTGCCCTCACCGAGGAGCAGGTCACCCAGATGACCGAGGCCGTGAAGAACCTGGCCGACAAGAAGAAGCACATCTTCTCCGAGGACGTGGAGGCCCTGGTTCTGGAAGAGATC
The DNA window shown above is from Desulfovibrio sp. and carries:
- a CDS encoding phosphatidylserine decarboxylase family protein, which translates into the protein MRRPYISLTPEGWPSIILAGAATLVFALLGWPVPAVLGLVVLALLVNFFRDPERFTPCEPGLAVAPADGKVIKVCPAVDPLSGETRTVVCIFMNVFNVHVNRACVEGTVSAMRYWEGKFINASFDKASEDNERLGVQLTDEGGSTWTMVQIAGLIARRIIPWAEAGDKLARGQRYGMIKFGSRVDVYLPAGYEPAVAVGDRTAAGQTVIARRV
- a CDS encoding HAD family phosphatase; this translates as MMRNCQFDAALLDFGGVVAEEGFAAGVKAIASAAGRDPGEIWRVGLEAVWDSGYVYGRCLEGDFWKLFKARTGIEGDENRWREDILSLFVVRPFMRRFADRLREFGVVTAILSDQTDWLRLLDERHAFSRHFDKVFNSFDHAMTKQEPAFFSLALQELKLSPERTLFVDDNPGNVERARDLGMHAVLYTNREGFEADMARLCPIALTNKD
- a CDS encoding 2-isopropylmalate synthase, which translates into the protein MSERVVIFDTTLRDGEQSPGATMNQEEKIRLAQQLEKLGVDVIEAGFPAASEGDFQSVRAIARTVKDVQVAGLCRALESDITRAFEAIKEARNPRIHTFLATSPLHMQHKLNKTPEQVLDMIEKAVSFAVKLTPNVEFSCEDASRSERPFLAVAVEKAIACGATTINIPDTVGYAQPQEFYELISFLIKTVPNAGKAIFSVHCHNDLGLAAANTLAALSAGARQAEVTLCGIGERAGNASIEEVVMALKTRACYYNLETGIKGEQIYPSSRLLSMIIGQPIPPYKPIIGGNAFAHESGIHQAGVLKCAETYEIMTPQSVGRAGNEMVLGKHSGRNAVKARLEELGFALTEEQVTQMTEAVKNLADKKKHIFSEDVEALVLEEIYRLPDKYKFKFLTVLSGNLAMQPMAALVMEIDGEEKKLSSFGVGPIDAVFNTISQLTGRSPVLKQYAVNAVTGGTDAQAEVTVRLEEGGHKSVGRGSDADVIVASAKAFVNALNRLAKKEEERECARL
- the pssA gene encoding CDP-diacylglycerol--serine O-phosphatidyltransferase; the encoded protein is MDKPERKPPARGVYILPNLITTGSLFSGFLGILWAISGQFENCAVAILVSCVLDGLDGQVARMTNTSSDFGVQFDSLCDLVAFGVSPAIMVYQWELAQFGHLGLMASFLLVACGALRLARFNVITKSSNKKFFLGLPIPAQACTVATFYLFAQYLPVQWQAYMPKVCLGMVYVLSFLMVSRVRYASFKEYGLIKAHPFSMMVTAILFFVLVASQPKLLGFVIFAGYILSGIVYTYVILPRRAALREPSEELSS
- a CDS encoding GHKL domain-containing protein yields the protein MAFLPVPQDRLQQFKELLGLSTSQDNPLAKWAPVFLPKAAELAGRVEDFVRSRPQLRIILENQPAGKLNKNWRSWHTLIFTAGVGEDFMNHVWISGQAHVIHNVDHRYVNLAYNIARAFLHQTAMDSLALEEQPLAITSIDRAVDFSLLVETDAFVTYATQCELEVIQGISHQVRNPVSIIGGSARRLMRLHPEDDASRETAEVILSEAIRLEHMAKNVNAYVDITQHQAAFQRAELAALIERAAAKVQPASPVPASAFQVFLSPEAKVLSGDPTELCILFACLLENAFQYADPSEPNVNVTSMPSPTQAGFAVITIINNGVSFDQDKMGQAFSPFHSSQATATGFGLPMARVIASKYFGNITLAPLEGHGTRCVVTLPLYHDLKHQE